GTAGAAAGGTGACATATGTCTTCTTGTGCAGAGTGAATCCAACATGATAATTATAGGAGGTGATAAATAGTGGATTGCCCATTTGTACATTCATGCAGCAGAGCAAATAAGACGACTGTGTCGCAACGTTGCAAGGAAATTAACTTCATCCCAATAACACTCTTGATGAGCCGACAAACGCTGAACTCCTGCCGAGGGACCAGACGCCCAGCATCTGTTCTGCTACTTGGAGATGCATTTGCGAAGCAGAGGCAAGCTCAGCTCTTGGATTCGATGAGAGGGACTGGCGGAAAGGGCCCCTCGGCTCACGGCGTACGGATTGTAACCTTCAAATAGAGCTTTTCTCTCTTTAGGCTGGGACAATTCGATCATTCTCTGGCTGGCTCTGTAGTTTCGGGCTCCTCTGGAAACGGGCCAGAACACAGAGCGGTCACTTTCAAAGTTGGGGTGGTCTCTCTTTGGAGctgaggattaaaaaaagaacaactttaacaactgaaaacattggaagaaaatgaaaaagatttgcTTACTGGCGAGCAGCTCTATGTGTGCAACAGCCTTAGAGGTGGAGCGGGTCAAAGGTCCAGGTTTACTTTTATAGCTGGATCCTTCCAAAATCGATCTTTTCTTTGGCTGGGCGAGCTGGCAGATCCGTACAGAGGCAACAGCAGACTGCGTCCCTCTGCTCACCTATACTCAAgtcagcagacaaaaaagaacCAGATTTGGCAAAAGTTCTGCTCTTCAAAGGGGGTAGAAGTAGGTTAGATGTTGCTAAATGTTCC
The genomic region above belongs to Oryzias melastigma strain HK-1 linkage group LG22, ASM292280v2, whole genome shotgun sequence and contains:
- the theg gene encoding theg spermatid protein — translated: MSARSNDSCKAAPVSMTIRMQQLAQPKLNQLRYPDRLSLWEVSERALTAVASKRLCHLANPKSPVSAWQPDRPLPVPVSRGTQSAVASVRICQLAQPKKRSILEGSSYKSKPGPLTRSTSKAVAHIELLATPKRDHPNFESDRSVFWPVSRGARNYRASQRMIELSQPKERKALFEGYNPYAVSRGALSASPSHRIQELSLPLLRKCISK